A genomic segment from Deinococcus sp. YIM 77859 encodes:
- a CDS encoding MBL fold metallo-hydrolase → MSWTRFLRIGDADVFSLTDGQFRLDGGAMYGSVPKVLWERVAPADELNRIRLRINPLLLRLHGKNVLVETGFWDQGGEKFEGMYAVDRDETVFRGLADLGLTPQDIDLVVNTHLHFDHAGRNVTALGEPTFPNARYVVQRQELHDALHTHERSRASYIPGTIQPILDAGLFEVVEGEHELLPGLSVLPLPGHNLGQQGVILRSGGRTLVYVADLLPTLAHAPFPYIMGYDLYPVTTLETRRRYFPQWFEEGAVIVTPHDPDVAFARLEEGKRGGFVAVPWTEG, encoded by the coding sequence ATGTCTTGGACGCGATTCCTCCGCATCGGTGACGCCGACGTGTTTTCCCTCACTGACGGACAGTTCCGGCTGGACGGCGGCGCGATGTACGGCAGCGTGCCCAAAGTCCTGTGGGAGCGCGTGGCTCCCGCCGATGAGCTCAACCGCATCCGGCTGCGCATCAACCCCCTCTTGCTTCGCCTACACGGCAAAAACGTGCTGGTCGAAACCGGCTTCTGGGACCAGGGCGGCGAGAAGTTCGAGGGCATGTACGCTGTGGACCGCGACGAGACAGTGTTCCGGGGCCTGGCGGACCTTGGCCTCACGCCACAGGACATTGACCTCGTGGTGAATACCCACCTGCACTTTGACCATGCGGGGCGCAACGTGACCGCGCTGGGCGAGCCGACCTTTCCAAACGCCCGCTATGTGGTGCAGCGGCAAGAACTTCACGACGCCCTCCACACCCACGAACGCAGCCGCGCGAGCTACATTCCCGGCACCATCCAGCCCATTCTGGATGCCGGCCTGTTCGAAGTGGTGGAGGGCGAACATGAGCTGCTCCCTGGCCTGAGCGTGCTGCCGTTGCCGGGGCATAACCTTGGGCAGCAGGGGGTGATTCTGCGCTCGGGCGGCCGGACCCTGGTGTACGTGGCGGACCTGCTGCCCACCCTGGCCCACGCTCCCTTCCCCTACATCATGGGCTACGACCTCTACCCCGTGACCACCCTGGAAACCCGCAGGCGGTACTTCCCGCAGTGGTTTGAGGAGGGGGCCGTGATCGTGACGCCCCATGACCCCGACGTAGCCTTTGCGCGGCTGGAGGAGGGGAAGAGGGGAGGCTTTGTGGCTGTTCCCTGGACCGAGGGGTAG
- a CDS encoding 3-isopropylmalate dehydratase large subunit, whose protein sequence is MGMTIAEKILAAHSGHDRVVPGQLIECTTDWVLCHEITTPAALRMLEERGMDRVFDPEKIVAVPDHSVPAMNIKAAKMYQKLKSWVQEKGIRHFYDVGRGGIAHVVLENTGLVKPGQTLVSGDSHTCNAGALGCFATGVGSTDLAGAIYAGKVWFKVPETMLIRVTGELQPGVTPKDLVLEVIRRIGADGANYLVMEWVGDTIERMDMEGRFTLTNMAIEAGGKTGIVAVDDTTRAYLAARGVTPDQYTEYTSDPDARYRVVIDLDASAVEPTVAYPHIPSNGRVAGQDRIPVTHAYVGSCTNGRISDLRDVARILKGRRVADGVQMIVVPATQAIWKQAAQEGLLEIFVEAGASVSYPSCGACLGMHSGVLGPNDVCISSSNRNFVGRMGDPSAQIYLASPATVAASAVAGYISDPREYNAARSEAAGDFVH, encoded by the coding sequence ATGGGAATGACGATTGCGGAAAAGATTCTGGCGGCCCACAGCGGCCATGACCGGGTGGTGCCGGGGCAGCTGATCGAGTGCACGACCGACTGGGTGCTGTGCCACGAGATCACCACCCCTGCCGCCCTGCGGATGCTCGAAGAGCGCGGCATGGACCGGGTGTTCGACCCCGAAAAAATCGTGGCCGTGCCCGACCACTCCGTGCCCGCCATGAACATCAAAGCCGCCAAGATGTACCAGAAGCTCAAGTCCTGGGTGCAGGAAAAGGGCATTCGGCACTTCTACGACGTCGGGAGGGGCGGCATTGCCCACGTCGTGCTCGAAAACACCGGCCTGGTCAAGCCCGGGCAAACGCTCGTGAGCGGTGACTCGCACACCTGCAACGCGGGCGCGCTGGGCTGCTTCGCCACGGGTGTCGGCAGCACCGACCTCGCCGGGGCGATCTATGCGGGCAAGGTGTGGTTCAAGGTGCCCGAAACGATGCTGATCCGCGTGACGGGGGAGCTGCAACCTGGGGTGACGCCGAAAGACCTCGTGCTCGAAGTTATCCGGCGTATTGGCGCGGACGGGGCGAACTACCTGGTGATGGAGTGGGTGGGGGACACCATCGAGCGGATGGATATGGAGGGCCGCTTCACCCTGACGAATATGGCGATCGAGGCGGGTGGCAAGACCGGCATCGTGGCTGTGGACGACACGACGCGCGCGTACCTCGCGGCCCGTGGCGTCACCCCTGACCAGTACACCGAATACACCTCCGACCCCGACGCGCGGTATAGGGTCGTCATCGACCTCGATGCCTCGGCGGTAGAACCCACCGTCGCCTATCCGCACATTCCCAGCAATGGGCGGGTGGCGGGCCAGGACCGCATTCCCGTCACACACGCCTATGTCGGCAGTTGCACGAATGGGCGCATCAGCGACCTACGCGACGTGGCCCGCATCCTCAAGGGCCGCCGGGTGGCGGACGGCGTGCAGATGATCGTGGTGCCCGCGACCCAGGCGATCTGGAAGCAGGCCGCCCAGGAAGGCCTGCTAGAAATCTTTGTGGAGGCGGGCGCGAGCGTGAGCTATCCCAGTTGCGGTGCCTGCCTGGGCATGCACTCGGGCGTGTTGGGACCGAATGATGTGTGTATCTCCAGCTCCAACCGCAACTTCGTGGGCCGCATGGGCGATCCCAGCGCGCAGATTTACCTTGCGAGCCCCGCCACCGTGGCGGCAAGTGCTGTGGCCGGGTACATCAGCGACCCGCGCGAGTACAACGCGGCGAGATCAGAAGCCGCTGGAGACTTCGTCCACTAA
- the metG gene encoding methionine--tRNA ligase: MTRQPEAQDKEFFITTAIDYLTGPPHVGHVYEKVLADALARYHRLAGYDVTFLTGTDEHGERIVKLAAQEGVTPQAFADHLSHNAFRSLWDRLEISYDDFIRTTEGRHKRYVQDVLQRVYDAGDIYFAQYEGLYSVGAERYVTEKELVEGPDGVRRYPGDKDPPELRREANYFFRMEKYQDWLREYIEQNPDFIQPAGYRNEVLEMLREPIGDLSISRPKSRVPWGIELPWDPDHVTYVWFDALLNYVSAPVSRGRREDVIGKAWHVIGKDILKPHAVFWPTMLRAAGLPLYRRLVVHSHILAEDGRKMGKSLGNAIDPEELAAKYPADAIRYSLLREATLSADSPYGEGILVSRLKSDLANDLGNLLSRTVSMIQKYRGGVIPAALDVGEREREIEAAALALPSEVMALVRDLKVNMALEAAMNFVRDLNRYIAESQPWNLAKSEATARRLDTVLYTAAEGLRVASVALEAVIPAKARELRAQLGLGGQSYRLSGAWGLTPAGTSVVGGPVLFLKPEQPASEPPAPKKEKKAVTHRAEEPTVPTPTDTPAATEPLISIDEFARVDLRVAEVVAAETVEKADKLLKLTVKMGDETRTVVSGIRKWFTPEDLVGRRVILVANLKPAKLRGIESQGMILAAEDEEGNLDLVGTRLDLPSGTKVR, encoded by the coding sequence ATGACGAGACAGCCTGAAGCCCAGGACAAAGAGTTTTTTATTACGACGGCGATTGATTACCTGACCGGCCCGCCCCATGTCGGGCACGTCTACGAAAAGGTTCTGGCCGACGCCCTGGCTCGCTACCACCGCCTTGCCGGGTACGACGTGACCTTTCTGACCGGCACGGATGAACACGGCGAGCGCATCGTGAAACTCGCGGCGCAGGAGGGCGTCACGCCGCAGGCCTTTGCCGATCACCTCAGCCACAATGCCTTCCGCAGCCTGTGGGACCGCCTGGAAATCAGCTACGACGACTTTATTCGCACGACCGAGGGCCGTCACAAACGGTACGTGCAAGACGTCTTGCAGCGCGTGTACGACGCGGGAGACATCTACTTCGCGCAGTACGAGGGCCTGTACTCCGTGGGGGCCGAGCGCTACGTGACGGAAAAGGAGCTTGTCGAGGGACCGGACGGCGTGCGGCGTTACCCCGGTGACAAAGACCCCCCCGAGCTGCGCCGCGAGGCGAACTACTTCTTCCGCATGGAGAAGTATCAGGACTGGCTGCGCGAGTACATCGAGCAGAACCCTGACTTTATCCAGCCTGCCGGGTACCGCAATGAGGTGCTGGAGATGCTTCGCGAACCCATCGGCGACCTCAGCATCAGCCGTCCCAAGTCGCGCGTGCCGTGGGGCATCGAGCTTCCCTGGGATCCCGACCACGTGACGTACGTCTGGTTTGACGCGCTGCTGAACTACGTGTCTGCGCCGGTGAGCCGGGGCCGCCGCGAGGACGTCATCGGCAAGGCGTGGCACGTGATTGGCAAGGACATCCTCAAGCCGCACGCGGTCTTTTGGCCGACCATGCTGCGCGCGGCGGGGCTGCCCCTCTACCGCCGCCTGGTCGTCCACAGCCATATCCTCGCCGAGGACGGGCGCAAGATGGGCAAGTCCCTGGGCAATGCGATCGACCCGGAAGAGCTGGCGGCGAAGTACCCGGCGGACGCTATTCGCTACAGCCTGCTGCGCGAGGCGACCCTAAGCGCGGACAGCCCCTACGGGGAAGGCATTCTGGTGTCGCGTCTAAAGAGCGATCTCGCCAACGACCTGGGGAACCTGCTGTCGCGCACGGTCAGCATGATCCAAAAGTACCGGGGTGGAGTGATTCCGGCCGCCTTGGACGTGGGTGAGCGCGAGCGCGAGATTGAGGCGGCGGCCCTGGCGCTGCCCAGCGAGGTGATGGCGCTGGTGCGTGACCTCAAGGTGAATATGGCCCTTGAGGCGGCCATGAACTTCGTGCGGGACCTCAACCGCTACATCGCCGAGAGCCAGCCCTGGAACCTCGCGAAGTCGGAGGCGACGGCCCGCCGCCTCGATACCGTGCTGTACACCGCGGCCGAAGGGTTGCGGGTGGCCAGTGTGGCGCTGGAGGCCGTCATTCCCGCCAAAGCCCGTGAACTTCGTGCCCAGCTGGGGCTGGGCGGGCAGTCGTACCGCCTCAGCGGGGCCTGGGGCCTGACCCCCGCCGGAACGTCAGTGGTGGGTGGCCCGGTGCTCTTCCTGAAACCCGAACAGCCCGCCTCCGAACCCCCTGCCCCGAAGAAGGAGAAAAAAGCCGTGACCCACCGCGCCGAGGAGCCCACAGTCCCTACGCCCACCGACACACCCGCGGCGACCGAACCGCTGATCTCCATCGACGAGTTTGCCCGCGTGGATCTGCGGGTCGCGGAGGTGGTTGCCGCCGAGACCGTGGAAAAGGCCGACAAGCTCCTCAAACTCACCGTGAAGATGGGTGACGAGACGCGCACGGTGGTGAGCGGCATCCGCAAGTGGTTTACACCTGAAGACCTGGTGGGCCGCCGGGTGATCCTGGTGGCGAATCTCAAACCGGCGAAGTTGCGCGGTATCGAGTCGCAGGGCATGATCCTGGCCGCCGAGGACGAGGAAGGGAATCTCGACCTGGTGGGGACGCGGCTGGACCTGCCGAGCGGGACAAAGGTGCGCTGA
- a CDS encoding DMT family transporter — translation MRLPAPLLILLAAVLWGLLGILGKNAQAAGVGPLEVAFWRAALAGGLFALHAAVTRAALPRGRDLLVTAAFGVVGVSVFYGAYQLAVRAGGASLASVLLYTAPAFVALLGWGLLRERLGVREGLAVAGTLAGIALISLGGGEGVNVTGAALAWGLTAGFTYSLYYLYGKAYFARYAPTALYAVALPVGALGLLPLVDFSAKTPGAWVSLLAIAVLSTYFAYLAYSAGLRRLPATRASVIASLEPVVAALLAALLFAERLSATALLGAALVIGAALLLSVENRPTASQRAVTGE, via the coding sequence ATGAGGCTCCCCGCTCCCCTCCTGATCCTGCTGGCCGCCGTGCTGTGGGGCCTGCTGGGCATCCTGGGCAAGAACGCGCAGGCGGCGGGCGTGGGGCCGCTGGAGGTCGCCTTTTGGCGGGCCGCGCTGGCCGGCGGGCTGTTTGCGCTGCATGCTGCCGTGACCAGAGCGGCGCTTCCCCGTGGCCGCGACCTGCTGGTGACCGCAGCCTTTGGGGTGGTCGGCGTCAGCGTCTTTTACGGGGCCTATCAACTGGCGGTGCGGGCGGGCGGCGCGAGCCTCGCGAGCGTGCTGCTGTACACGGCTCCGGCCTTTGTGGCGCTGCTGGGCTGGGGGCTGCTGCGTGAACGGCTGGGCGTGCGGGAGGGGCTGGCGGTGGCGGGCACCCTCGCCGGCATCGCCCTCATCAGCCTGGGTGGCGGAGAGGGCGTGAACGTCACCGGCGCGGCCCTCGCCTGGGGCCTGACCGCCGGGTTCACCTACAGCCTGTATTACCTCTACGGCAAGGCGTACTTTGCCCGCTACGCGCCCACGGCCCTCTACGCGGTCGCGCTGCCCGTGGGCGCCCTAGGTCTGCTGCCCCTGGTGGACTTCAGCGCCAAGACGCCCGGCGCGTGGGTCAGCCTGCTCGCCATCGCCGTCCTGAGCACCTACTTCGCCTATCTCGCCTACAGCGCGGGGCTTAGGCGCCTGCCCGCCACTCGCGCCAGCGTGATCGCCAGCCTGGAACCCGTGGTGGCCGCCCTGCTTGCCGCGCTGCTCTTCGCCGAGCGGCTCTCTGCCACGGCGCTGCTCGGCGCGGCGCTGGTGATCGGCGCGGCGCTGCTGCTGAGCGTGGAGAACCGCCCGACCGCCTCCCAGCGGGCCGTTACTGGGGAGTGA
- the leuB gene encoding 3-isopropylmalate dehydrogenase — protein sequence MPKVVTLPGDGIGPEVTAAATAVLREVAPDVRIEEHAIGGAAYERDGEPFPQRTRDALEDADAVLLGTVGGPQNSPWNALPRHLRPESGLLALRKALGCYANLRPVRVLPGLEHLSPLKPELARGVDILIVRELLGGIYFDGDRRIEGDTAYNTMRYTTPEVERVARVAFWAAEQRRGRVTSVDKANVLEVSELWRRDVQALRDREYRNVHLSHEYVDSVAMLIVANPSRYDVILTENLFGDILSDLAAVIPGSLGLMPSASLGDGPGLFEPIHGSAPDIAGQGVANPAAAIMSVAMLLRHGLDRPVVANQVERAVALALREHPTRDLGGRADTRTFTQAVLSALGTPSVG from the coding sequence ATGCCTAAAGTCGTCACCCTGCCCGGCGACGGGATCGGCCCCGAGGTCACCGCCGCCGCCACCGCAGTGCTGCGCGAGGTCGCGCCCGACGTGCGCATCGAGGAACACGCCATCGGTGGTGCCGCCTACGAGCGGGACGGCGAGCCCTTCCCGCAGCGAACCCGCGACGCCCTGGAGGACGCGGACGCCGTGCTGCTGGGCACCGTGGGCGGCCCGCAGAACAGCCCCTGGAACGCTCTGCCGCGCCACCTGCGCCCCGAAAGCGGCCTGCTCGCCCTCAGAAAGGCGCTGGGCTGCTACGCCAACCTGCGGCCCGTGCGGGTGCTGCCGGGCCTCGAACACCTCTCGCCGCTTAAGCCCGAACTCGCGCGCGGCGTGGATATCCTGATCGTGCGTGAGCTGCTGGGCGGCATCTACTTCGACGGTGACCGCCGGATCGAGGGGGATACGGCCTACAACACCATGCGCTACACCACGCCCGAGGTCGAGCGCGTGGCCAGGGTCGCCTTTTGGGCCGCCGAGCAGCGCCGGGGCCGCGTGACGAGCGTGGACAAGGCGAACGTGCTGGAAGTGTCCGAGCTGTGGCGCCGCGACGTGCAGGCCCTGCGTGACCGCGAGTACCGCAACGTCCACCTGAGCCACGAGTACGTGGACTCTGTCGCCATGCTCATCGTCGCCAATCCCAGCCGCTACGACGTGATCCTTACCGAGAACCTCTTCGGGGACATCCTCTCCGACCTGGCCGCCGTGATTCCCGGTTCGCTGGGGTTGATGCCGAGTGCCTCGCTGGGTGACGGCCCCGGCCTCTTCGAGCCCATCCACGGCAGCGCCCCCGATATCGCTGGTCAGGGGGTCGCCAACCCCGCCGCCGCGATCATGAGCGTGGCGATGCTGCTGCGCCACGGCCTGGACCGCCCGGTGGTGGCCAACCAGGTCGAGCGGGCGGTGGCACTGGCCCTGCGCGAACATCCGACGCGTGACCTGGGTGGCCGGGCGGACACGCGCACCTTTACACAGGCGGTGTTGAGCGCTCTGGGAACACCCAGCGTGGGATAG
- a CDS encoding 3-isopropylmalate dehydratase small subunit, which produces MPTVHVFARDHINTDEIIPARYLTTDVEAELAPHAMEDYDKNFVRRVEPGDIIVAGADFGCGSSREHAVWALRGAGVAAVLAPNFARIFYRNAINNGFLALECENVVETFMDGDPAELDLTGGTITNTRTGQTLHFVPVPQFALDVQRAGGWLEYMREQDQKQSQQPQQEEQHA; this is translated from the coding sequence ATGCCCACCGTTCACGTCTTTGCCCGCGACCACATCAACACCGACGAGATCATCCCCGCCCGGTACCTGACGACCGACGTGGAAGCCGAACTCGCCCCCCACGCGATGGAGGATTACGACAAGAACTTCGTGCGGCGCGTAGAGCCCGGCGACATCATCGTGGCGGGAGCGGATTTCGGCTGCGGATCCAGCCGCGAGCATGCCGTCTGGGCGCTGCGCGGCGCGGGGGTGGCCGCCGTGCTCGCCCCCAACTTCGCCCGCATCTTTTACCGCAACGCGATCAACAACGGCTTTCTGGCGCTGGAGTGCGAGAACGTCGTCGAGACCTTTATGGACGGCGACCCGGCAGAGCTTGACCTCACGGGGGGCACCATCACGAATACGCGCACCGGGCAGACGCTGCATTTCGTGCCCGTGCCCCAGTTTGCGCTGGACGTGCAGCGAGCCGGAGGCTGGCTGGAATACATGCGCGAGCAGGACCAGAAGCAGAGCCAGCAGCCCCAACAGGAGGAGCAGCATGCCTAA
- a CDS encoding glucodextranase DOMON-like domain-containing protein codes for MWTLLAAAVLSLADPAGDARGDGGYVLPSRPAVSAQALDLRGLRAEPRGAGMRLTVTLGRIENPWNAPAGFSAGVLDLFAGSALGGRRTLDELRLDTRGGGWTYHLRVTGFGSTLERAAEEGGGVVRLPTPAVRVVGNSVVIDAAIPPAQYAYWVTSSVYSPFTADGVLRPVTTPGPTHLQAGRADAPVPVDVLLPSGDQTPFTQGTLPPVGQTRDTRTLLLVALGGLGLLLVVVATVILWRRGA; via the coding sequence GTGTGGACACTTCTCGCCGCTGCGGTCCTGTCTCTTGCTGATCCTGCGGGGGACGCGCGGGGTGACGGGGGGTACGTCCTGCCCAGCCGGCCCGCTGTGAGCGCGCAGGCGCTGGACCTGCGGGGCCTGCGGGCAGAGCCGCGGGGGGCGGGGATGCGCTTGACGGTCACGCTGGGCCGCATCGAGAACCCCTGGAACGCGCCGGCAGGCTTCTCGGCCGGTGTCCTGGACCTCTTTGCGGGGAGCGCGCTGGGGGGGCGGCGGACCCTGGATGAGCTGCGGCTCGACACGCGGGGCGGTGGCTGGACCTACCACCTGCGCGTGACCGGCTTTGGAAGCACCCTGGAACGCGCCGCGGAGGAGGGCGGGGGAGTGGTGCGCCTGCCGACCCCGGCCGTGCGGGTCGTGGGAAACAGCGTGGTGATCGACGCGGCCATTCCGCCCGCCCAGTACGCCTACTGGGTGACGAGCAGCGTGTATTCGCCCTTCACGGCGGATGGCGTGCTGCGGCCCGTCACCACTCCCGGTCCCACGCATCTCCAGGCGGGCCGCGCGGACGCCCCCGTGCCGGTGGACGTGCTGCTGCCGTCTGGCGACCAGACGCCCTTTACGCAGGGGACTCTGCCCCCGGTGGGTCAGACGCGCGACACCCGTACCCTGCTCCTGGTGGCGCTGGGCGGTCTGGGCCTGCTGCTGGTGGTCGTCGCCACCGTGATCCTGTGGCGGAGGGGTGCATGA
- the rapZ gene encoding RNase adapter RapZ — translation MPFVIVSGLSGSGKSTALRTLEDAGFFTTDNLPPELWGAMHDLAQARGLTRVAVSTDARTRDFLGALEASYLRLSRRREDLRVLFLEATSEVLLRRYNLTRRVHPLGETLLMDFARERELLAPLRALADIVIDTTQLSAPELAQRVLRALRLEYDFDLRLLSFGFKHAPPRDADLVVDVRSLPNPYYVAELRPRTGLEADVAGYVFRDESSEAFYREVRDFVRLAAERARAAGRHSYTVAVGCTGGQHRSVSVAERLARDLTDLNAQVTEHRDVQLGEEA, via the coding sequence ATGCCGTTCGTGATCGTGTCGGGCCTGTCGGGAAGCGGAAAGAGCACCGCGCTGCGCACCCTAGAGGACGCGGGCTTTTTTACCACCGACAACCTGCCGCCCGAGCTGTGGGGGGCGATGCACGATCTCGCGCAGGCGCGGGGGCTAACCCGGGTGGCGGTCAGCACGGACGCCCGCACACGGGATTTCCTGGGGGCGCTGGAGGCGAGTTACCTGCGGCTCTCGCGCCGCCGGGAGGATCTGCGGGTGCTGTTTCTGGAGGCGACCTCAGAGGTGCTGCTGCGCCGCTACAACCTAACCCGGCGGGTGCATCCCCTCGGCGAGACGCTGCTGATGGATTTTGCGCGGGAACGTGAGCTGCTCGCGCCGCTGCGCGCCCTCGCTGACATCGTGATCGACACAACCCAGCTCAGTGCGCCTGAGCTCGCACAGCGGGTGCTGCGGGCTCTGCGGCTGGAGTACGACTTTGACCTGCGGCTGCTGAGTTTCGGCTTCAAGCACGCGCCGCCGCGGGACGCAGACCTGGTGGTGGACGTGCGCTCGCTGCCCAATCCGTACTACGTGGCGGAACTGCGCCCCCGCACCGGTCTGGAGGCGGATGTGGCCGGCTACGTCTTCCGCGACGAGTCGTCCGAAGCCTTTTACCGCGAGGTGCGCGACTTCGTGCGGCTGGCAGCCGAGCGGGCGCGGGCGGCGGGGCGGCACAGCTACACGGTGGCGGTCGGCTGCACGGGCGGGCAACACCGCTCGGTATCGGTGGCCGAGCGGCTCGCTCGTGACCTGACGGACCTGAATGCACAGGTCACGGAGCACCGTGACGTGCAGCTGGGAGAAGAAGCGTGA
- a CDS encoding sugar efflux transporter — protein MTDRSTSPEPAAVSLADVWRLPQLPRLATSVLFLGLALSFASPYLALFGVDRAEMSPLHLGLFLTVTAVSSVLISTRLARLSDRLLDRKPLVLLTLGAAVVGYGLLSVLRAYPALLLVGALLLGTGAAAFPQLFAFARAQLAEATGALPDRAITLLRSVFSLAWVVGPGAGALALARWDFPGLFLLAATCFVLAAVAVGQIRGTRAPAPITTPPAPVPDQEAISPRRPLAWVALAFVLYGMSMSMGMSMFPLFITHDLKGTEEQVGFLVGLCALLEIPLMLAFVVARRLPPLERLVKYALGLFVLHFALIFLAGGMPLLVVTQVVRAIVLAVTAGLGMAYFQELLPGRVGAATTLFSNTTNVGAMLAGIVSGTCAQLFGYRAVFLLCGLLTLAAWLVMQAVTRRRAPGADEAAFTTRP, from the coding sequence GTGACGGACCGTTCCACCTCACCCGAACCTGCTGCCGTCAGCCTGGCGGACGTGTGGCGCCTGCCGCAGCTCCCTCGCCTGGCGACCAGCGTCCTGTTTCTGGGGCTGGCCCTGTCGTTCGCCAGTCCGTACCTCGCGCTGTTTGGCGTCGACCGGGCCGAGATGTCGCCGCTACACCTGGGGCTTTTTCTCACGGTGACTGCCGTGAGCAGCGTTTTGATCAGCACCCGGCTCGCCCGCCTGTCTGACCGGCTCCTCGACCGTAAGCCGCTGGTGCTGCTCACCCTGGGAGCGGCGGTCGTGGGGTACGGGCTCCTGAGTGTCTTGCGGGCCTATCCGGCACTCCTGCTTGTCGGCGCGCTGCTGCTCGGAACAGGAGCGGCGGCCTTTCCCCAGCTGTTCGCCTTCGCGCGCGCGCAGCTGGCAGAGGCGACCGGCGCCCTGCCTGACCGCGCCATCACGCTGCTGCGCTCGGTGTTCTCGCTCGCCTGGGTGGTCGGGCCGGGCGCGGGCGCACTCGCACTGGCGCGCTGGGACTTTCCAGGGCTCTTCCTGCTCGCGGCGACCTGCTTCGTGCTGGCGGCCGTGGCGGTCGGGCAAATTCGCGGCACACGAGCGCCCGCTCCCATCACAACGCCCCCGGCTCCTGTCCCCGACCAGGAGGCGATCAGCCCCCGGCGGCCTCTGGCGTGGGTCGCGCTGGCCTTTGTGCTGTACGGGATGAGCATGAGTATGGGCATGAGCATGTTTCCGCTGTTCATCACCCATGACCTGAAGGGCACGGAGGAGCAGGTGGGCTTTTTGGTCGGTCTGTGCGCCCTGCTGGAGATTCCCTTGATGCTCGCCTTTGTGGTGGCCCGGCGCCTGCCACCCCTGGAACGGCTGGTGAAGTACGCGCTGGGGCTGTTCGTGCTGCACTTCGCGCTCATCTTCCTCGCGGGGGGGATGCCCCTTCTCGTCGTCACGCAGGTTGTTCGGGCGATTGTGCTGGCGGTGACGGCGGGCCTGGGCATGGCGTACTTTCAGGAGCTGCTGCCGGGAAGGGTAGGAGCTGCCACCACGCTTTTTTCCAACACCACCAACGTCGGGGCGATGCTCGCGGGGATCGTCTCGGGCACCTGCGCCCAGCTGTTCGGGTACCGCGCGGTGTTTCTGCTGTGCGGCCTGCTGACGCTCGCCGCCTGGCTGGTGATGCAGGCAGTCACCCGGAGGCGCGCTCCCGGGGCGGATGAAGCGGCGTTCACAACCCGCCCATGA
- the yvcK gene encoding YvcK family protein, with protein MSDWPRGRSQAWRAGRRARMWLTPGMGVKRWLLLFVVCTLIGAVGFLHFTWTGPLHFVATRWILWLNALTEPDIMPLYVGGMTVMALALLGALASIVMLNRSILHSTGTAPDTAVDVIYSRRALARGPRIVAVGGGTGLSNLLSGLKEHTANITAIVTVADDGGSSGRLRESLDMIAPGDLTDCYAALSDSPVLARLLLHRFGRGDGLEGHTFGNLLLATLSEEQGGLQGAMRDVHEVLRVRGQVFPATTTPVTLVARLSDGREVRGESELARQVGDARVEDVRLEPPDLPALPAVLDAIAHAELIVLGPGSLFTSILPALLVPGIARAVRASGVPVVYVASLMTEPGETTSLTLEDHVNAISRHLGRTPDWVLVNSTPIPPDVQARYAAEGAQMLTLEGASRGLRDRVWRAPLLQAGAVARHDPAALAQALLAVLARKRGGT; from the coding sequence GTGAGCGACTGGCCGCGGGGGCGATCGCAGGCCTGGCGAGCGGGCCGCCGGGCCCGGATGTGGCTCACGCCCGGCATGGGCGTCAAACGCTGGCTGCTCCTTTTTGTCGTGTGCACGCTGATCGGTGCGGTGGGCTTCCTGCACTTCACCTGGACGGGGCCGCTGCACTTCGTGGCCACCCGCTGGATTCTGTGGCTGAACGCGCTGACCGAGCCCGACATCATGCCCCTCTATGTGGGCGGTATGACGGTGATGGCCCTGGCGCTGCTGGGCGCTCTGGCCAGCATCGTGATGCTCAACCGCTCCATCCTGCACTCGACCGGCACGGCCCCCGATACGGCGGTGGACGTGATCTATTCCCGGCGGGCCCTGGCGCGCGGACCGCGGATCGTGGCGGTTGGGGGCGGAACGGGCCTCTCGAACCTGCTCTCCGGCCTCAAGGAACACACGGCCAACATCACGGCCATCGTGACGGTCGCCGATGACGGTGGGTCCAGCGGGCGGCTGCGCGAGTCGCTCGACATGATCGCGCCGGGGGATCTCACCGACTGCTACGCCGCCCTCTCTGACAGCCCGGTGCTCGCTCGGCTGCTGCTGCACCGCTTTGGGCGTGGGGACGGCCTGGAGGGACATACCTTCGGCAACCTGCTGCTCGCCACCCTCAGCGAGGAACAGGGCGGACTCCAGGGCGCCATGAGGGACGTGCACGAGGTGTTGCGCGTGCGTGGCCAGGTCTTTCCGGCCACGACCACGCCCGTTACCCTGGTCGCGCGGCTTTCGGACGGGCGCGAGGTGCGCGGCGAGAGTGAGTTGGCCCGGCAGGTGGGGGACGCCCGCGTGGAGGACGTGCGGCTGGAGCCGCCCGACCTGCCCGCCCTGCCCGCGGTGCTCGACGCCATCGCGCACGCCGAACTGATTGTGTTGGGGCCAGGAAGCCTCTTTACGTCCATTCTGCCCGCACTGCTGGTGCCCGGCATCGCGCGGGCGGTGCGCGCTTCAGGCGTGCCGGTGGTGTACGTCGCCAGCCTGATGACCGAGCCCGGCGAGACGACCAGCCTGACCCTTGAAGACCACGTGAACGCGATCAGCCGGCACCTAGGCCGCACGCCCGACTGGGTGCTGGTGAACAGCACGCCCATTCCCCCCGATGTCCAGGCCCGCTACGCTGCCGAAGGCGCGCAGATGCTCACCCTGGAGGGGGCGAGCCGTGGCCTGCGGGACCGGGTGTGGCGGGCGCCCCTGCTGCAGGCGGGTGCGGTCGCCCGCCATGATCCCGCTGCCCTCGCCCAGGCGCTGCTGGCGGTGCTCGCCCGCAAGCGCGGGGGAACCTGA